Proteins from one Strix uralensis isolate ZFMK-TIS-50842 chromosome 14, bStrUra1, whole genome shotgun sequence genomic window:
- the LOC141949924 gene encoding kinesin-like protein KIF20B, whose product MNNTPGSAQHRMEPDLDKEDFFRPSYIAGVEPLQRTAPGSVEGFKTDLSLVCASSNTSQGDRRESTNSKAPVGCKDLEELLKGSEQSSTTAKNDVKFSLWVSFCEIYNECFYDLLIAVSNDKKRKTLRLAQDIKGCSYVKDLQWVQISDSKEAFRLLKLGLKHWSITSKKLNTCSSRR is encoded by the exons ATGAATAACACTCCTGGATCGgcacagcacag GATGGAACCGGATTTGGATAAGGAGGactttttcagaccatcctataTTGCTGGTGTTGAGCCACTTCAGAGAACAGCACCAGGAAGCGTAGAAGgttttaaaacagatctctctttGGTTTGTGCAAGCTCAAacacaagccag gGAGACCGTCGAGAGagcactaacagcaaagcaccagttggttgtaagg atttggaagaactcttaaaaggctcagaacaatctagcacaactgcgaaaaatgACGTGAAGTTTTCTCtgtgggtttcattttgtgagatttacaatgaatgtttttatgatctattgaTTGCTGtctcaaatgacaagaaaagaaaaacactacgccttgctcaagacatcaagggatgttcttatgtaaaag atctgcagtgggttcagatttctgattctaaagaagcttttagacttctaaaactggggttgaaacactGGAGTATCACAagcaagaaactaaatacttgctccagcagaaggtga